The genomic DNA ACCTGCCGCTCGGGACCGACCGTATCATGGCAGACTACCTGGCTCGGCGCCTGGCGGAACGCGTGCCCGTCTTGGTCATGCCGACGGTGACGTACGGTTACTATCCCCACTTCTCATCGTTCCCGGGGAGCACCCACCTCGAGGCGACGACCTTCCAGGCCATGATGAAGGATCTCATCCTTTCGATGCACCGACACGGGCCGCGGCGCTTTCTTCTATTAAATACCGGTGTGTCGACCTACCCGGTGCTGGAGATCGTCGCGCGGGACTTGGACCGCGCGCGGCGCATTCTCGTCGCGGTCACGCGCATCGGCGATCTCGGTGCCGAGCGGACCGCAGGTCTCCTCGGTCAACCGCGGGGCAGCCACGCCGACGAACACGAAACGTCCCTGTTGCTGACGATCGCCCCCGGTGCGGTGCGGCTGGAGAAGCTGGCGCGGGAGTTACCCGATCGGGCCGGCTCGCCGGGCGTGTTCGTCCCGCCGATGTACCACCGGGAGCCGGGGCCCGGCCATTCCGCGACGGGGGTGTACGGGGACGCGACGCTCGCCACGCCGGAGAAGGGACACGCCATCGCTGAGGCGATGGTCGAGGATCTCGTCACGGCGGCCGAGCGATTGAGAACCGCGGACATCGCGGCCACCCCACCCGAGGTTCGTTGGAACGCCGACTGAGCCGCGCACCCCGCTCGAGGTGCTTGCTATTCCGCGACGTCCCGCCACCGGCCGTCGCGCGGCCGCTCATCTCTCTACGTTGTCAAGAGGCGATCGCCGCCGGATGGGCCTGCCTATAGTGCTGTATGCACCTCGCCGGACGTTTCCTCCAAGAGAAGAGGACGCAAGGGGTCTTGCCGCGTAGCGTTGCGACAGGAACCTGCCGGGATCCGGCGTCTGTGTCGCGACGGGCGGCAAGGGCGCGCGGCCTCGGGCCGCCAAGGAGGTGGTGTCGATGGTGGAGGACCGCTCGCTCGACGGCATTTTCCCGATCGTGCCCACGATCTTCGACGACCGCGGCGAGCTGGACGAGGCGGGCCAGCGCGCGACGATCGACTTCCTGCTGCGTGCCGGCGTGCACGGCGTGGTGTTGCTGGCGAACGCCAGCGAGGGATACGCCGTTACCGACGCGGAGCGCCCCCGCGTGATCGGCTGCGCGGTCAAGCGGGTGGACGGTCGTCTCCCCGTTGTGGTGACGTGCAACCACCCGAGCACGATCGGTGCCGTGCGATACGCGCGCGAGGCGCAGGACCTGGGAGCCGACGCGGTGATGTTTCTCCCTCCGTTCTTTGGGCAGTGGGTATCCGACCTGGAGGGAGTCGAGCGACACGCCGAGGCGCTTTCGAAGTCCACGACGGTGCCTCTGATCCTC from bacterium includes the following:
- a CDS encoding creatininase family protein, whose translation is MAVRSAYLEQLTWDEAEPLLRADPLVVVPIGAAAKEHGPHLPLGTDRIMADYLARRLAERVPVLVMPTVTYGYYPHFSSFPGSTHLEATTFQAMMKDLILSMHRHGPRRFLLLNTGVSTYPVLEIVARDLDRARRILVAVTRIGDLGAERTAGLLGQPRGSHADEHETSLLLTIAPGAVRLEKLARELPDRAGSPGVFVPPMYHREPGPGHSATGVYGDATLATPEKGHAIAEAMVEDLVTAAERLRTADIAATPPEVRWNAD